CGGGAAGCGGAGCGCCGGCGACGGCGCAGCAGGAGCAGCAACACCAGCAGCGTCCCACCGGCGGCCACCGGAGCCAGCCGCTTGGCGATGGCCGGGCCGGCCGAGCCCAGCAGGTCGATCGGCTCGACGTCAGCGACCGCCGGTCGGTGTGCGGGCGGCGAGGCCAGGGTGGGCCCCGGCGCCGGCTGAGCCGGCCTGCCGGTTGATGCCACATCGATATCGTTGAGCCGCTGAGCCGGCGGGGCGGCCTCGGCGGCGGCCGCCGGTTCGACGGCCTGCTCATCCGAGGCCGCGCCGGGCAGTGCCACCACCGTCTCATCGACGGTGGGATCGGCGGCGGTGTCCGTCAGCGCGGCAGCGGGCTGAGCCAGCCCCGGGCCGGCGACGGCAGAGTCAGGCGCCACCGCCGGGGCGGTCCGCAGCTCGGCCAGGCCGGCTTCGACCACGCCCGGCTCGGCAAGCCCCGGCCCGCCGGCAGCCGGCCGGTCCGGAGCGGGCGAGCCGACGCCGGAGTCCACCTCACCGGCTGACCGGGCGAGGTCCGGTCCGGAGGCCCCCAGCTCCGCGGTGTCGAGGTCCGGGGTGTCGAGGTCTGCGGTGCCCAGCTGCTCGGCACTCTCGAGATCGGCACTGGCCAGCCGCTCCACGATGTCAGGATCGGCGGCGTCGAGCTGGCTTGCGGGGTCCAATCCGGCGGCGCCAACCCCGCCAGCGCCGATCCCGCCAGCGCCGATCCCGCCAGCACCAATCCCGCCAGCGCCGATCCCGGCGACGCCAACCGCGGCGCCAACCCCAGGGACGCCAACTTCCGCGATGCCGACCCGGTCAGCGCCAGCCCCGCCGGCACCGACCTCGCCGGCGCCGACCTCGCCAGCGCCGACCTCAGCGCCGACCTCGCCAGCGCCGGCGCCGACCTCGCCAGCGCCAGCCCCAGCGCCGACCCCGCCGGCGCCAACTCCGGTGCCTACCTCGGCTGCGTCCTGACTGCCGGCCTCGGACCCGGTCAGCTTGCCGGCCAGGCAGTCGGCGAACTGCCCGATCAGCTTGTTGCCGACGTCCACCATCACGCCCCGGCCGAACTGGGCGGGCTTGCCGGTGATGTTGAGGTCGGTGACGACGTTGACCGCGGTCTCGCTGCCCTGCGAGGTCAGCGTCGCGGTGATGATGGCCTTGGCGGTGCCGTTGCCGCGAGCGTCCTTGCCCTGGGCGTCGATCACCGCCCGGTGCCCGACGGCGTCCTTCTCGACGAAGCTGGCCTTGCCCCGGTAGGTGAGACCGATCGGGCCGAGCCGCACCTTGACGGTGCCGGTGAAGTCGTCGCCGTCCACGGTCTCGATCGCCGCACCCGGCATGCACGGCGCTATTCGTTCGATGTCGAGCAGCACCTTCCAGGCCTGGTCGATCTCGGCCGGCACCGTGAAGTTGTGGGTGAGCTGCATGCCGGCCCGCTCTCAGATCCCGGCCGCGTGCTGCACGGCGCGCTTGGTGAGCACCGTGACCAGGTGCTCGCGGTAATCGGCTTTCGCCGACAGGTCACTCGGCGCCGAGGTGCCCTCGGCGGCTGAGCCGCTGGCACTGGCCACCGACTCGGCAGTGGCCGGCGCCCCGGCCAGCGCCCGTTCGGTGGCCGAGGCGCGCAGTGGGGTGGAACCCATGTTGGTGAGGCCGATCCGGGCCTCGGTGATGACGCCGTCGGAGCGGTGCACCGCCGCGGCGACCGCCACGATCGACCACGCCTGGGCGACCCGGTTGATTTTCTCGTAATGGGTCGACCAGCCCTCACCCAGCTTGGGAACCCGGATCGAGGTCAGGATCTCGCCCGGCTGCATCGCGGTGGTCAGGTAGTCGAGAAAGAAGTCCCGGGCCGCGATCGAGCGCTGGCCGTTCGGGCCGTGCACCCGCAACTCGGCGTCCAGGGCCAGCGCCACGGCCGGCAGGTCACCGGCCGGGTCGGCGTGCGCGAGGGAGCCGCCGAAGGTGCCGCGATGGCGGACCTGCCGGTCGGCGACCGTCTCGGTGGCCTGGGCGATCAGCGGCGCGTGCCGCTTGACCAGCTCGTCGCCGACGATGTCGGCGTGGGTGGTCATCGCCCCGATCACGATGCCGTCGCCGTCATCGCGCACCCCGGTCAACTCGGCGATGCCGCCGAGGTCGACCACCAGCTCCGGATAGGCCAGCCGCAGCCGCAGGATCGGCAGCAACGACTGCCCCCCGGCCAGGATCTTGGCGTCCTCGCCGGCCGCGGCGTAGACCCGGACCGCCTCCTCGATCGAGGACGGCTTGACGTAGTCGAACGACGCGGGGATCACAGCTGGTCTCCTTCGGCTGCGGAACCGGCTGTGCCCGAACCGTCGGAAGATGAGGTGCTGGCGCCGCCCCACGAGACGGTGCCGCCGGGGTCGCGGCCGGATTTCTCCGCACCCTGGTGGATCGCCCGCCAGACCCGCTCGGGCGTGCACGGCATCTGCACGTCGTTGATGCCCCACGGCCGCAGCGCGTCGACGATCGCGTTGACGACCGCCGGGGTCGAGGCGATGGTGCCCGCCTCGCCGACGCCCTTGACGCCCAGCGGGTTCGAGGTGGCCCGGCTGACCGTCCGGTCGGTGGTGAAGCTGGGCAGGTCGGCCGCCGAGGGCACCAGGTAGTCCACGAAGGAGCCGGTGGTCAGGTTTCCCTCGTCGTCATAGACGGCCTCCTCGTAGAGGGCCTGCGCGATGCCCTGGGCCAGGCCGCCGTGCACCTGGCCGTCCACGATCAGCGGGTTGATCACCTCGCCGATGTCATCGACGCAGGTGTACTTGCGGATGGTGGAGAACCCGGTCTCGGTGTCGACCTCCACCGCGCACAGGTGGGTGCCGTGCGGGAACGAGAAGTTCTCCGGGTCGAAGGTGGCGTCGGCGTCCAGGCTGGGCTCCATGCCGTCCGGCAGGTCGTGCGCGGCGAAGGCGGCGAAGGCGATCTCGGCCATGCTCTTGCTGTTGCCGGGGGCGCCGCGCACCGAGAACGTGCCGCCGGCGAACTCCAGGTCGTCCTCGCTGGCCTCCAGCATGTGCGCGGCGATCCGGCGGGCCTTGGCGACCACCTTGTCGGCCGCGTTGACCACCGCGATCCCGCCCACCGCCAGTGACCGGGACCCGTAGGTGTCCAGGCCCTTGGGCGAGGACTGGGTGTCGCCGTGGATCACCTCGACGTCCTCGAACGGCACCCCGAGCCGGTCGGCCACGATCTGGCTCCAGGCGGTCTCGTGGCCCTGGCCGTGCGGGCTGACGCCGGTGACCACCTCGACCTTGCCGGTGGCCAGCATCCGGATCGAGGCGTTCTCCCAGCCGCCGGCGGCGTAGGACAGCGCGCCGAGCACCCGGGACGGGGCCAGCCCGCACATCTCGGTGAAGGTCGAGATGCCCAGCCCCAGCTGCACCGGGTCCTTGCGGGTCCGCCGCTCGGCCTGCTCGGCCACCAGCTCGTCCCAGCCGATCAGCTCCAGCGCCCGGTCGGTGGCCGCCTCGTAGTTGCCGCTGTCATAGGTCAACCCGGCCACCGTGGTGAACGGGAACTCCTCGTGGGAGATCCAGTTCTTGCGCCGAAGCTCCATCCGGTCCATGCCGAGCTCGGTCGCCAGCTCGTCCATGATCCGTTCGATCGCGAAGGTGGCCTCGGGACGTCCCGCGCCCCGGTAAGCGTCGGTGGGGGTCTTGTTGGTGAACACCCCCTCACACACGAACCGGTAGGCGTCGAACTTGTAGATGCTGTTGAACATGAACGCCCCGAGCACCGGGACGCCGGGAGAGACCAGCCGCAGGTAGGCGCCCATGTCGGCGTAGAGGTGGACGTCCAGGCCGGTCACGGTGCCGTCGCGCCGGGCGGTGATGGTGATGTCCTGGATCTGGTCGCGGCCGTGGTGCCCGCTCATCAGCGACTCCGAGCGCGACTCGGTGTACTTGGCCGGCTTGCCGAGCTTGCGGGCCACCAGGGCGGTGATCACCTCTTCGGGCGTCACCTGCAACTTGCCGCCGAAGCCGCCGCCGACGTCGGGGGCGATCACCCGGACCTTGTGCTCGGGCACGTTGAGGGTCAGGGCCAGCATGGTGCGCAGGATGTGCGGCACCTGGGTCGAGGACCACATGGTGAAGCCCTCGCCGTTGGGTTGCACCACGGTGGAGCGCGGCTCCATGAATGCCGGGATCAGCCGCTGCTGCAGGAACCGCCGGCTGACGGTCACCTCCGCCTGGGCGAGCACGTCATCGATCGGCGCGCCGGTGCCGGCCGTGCCGGAGTCGAAGATCCAGGTGAAGGACCGGTTGGACTCGATGTGGCTGTGCACCAGGTCCGCGTCCGGCGCCAGCGCCCGCTCCATGTCCAGCACCACCGGCAGTTGCTCGTAGTCGACGTCGATGGCTTCCAGCGCGTCCTGGGCCGAGGCCTTGTCGCGGGCGACCACCACGGCCACCGCCTCGCCGACGTGGTTGACCTGCTCGACGGCCAGGCTCGGATGCCCCGGGTTCACCATCTCCGGGGTGACCGGCCAGGCACACGGGATGCTGCCCTGGATGTCGGCGAAGTCCCGGCCGTTGTAGGCGGCCAGCACGCCCGGCCGGCTGAGCGCCGCCGAGACGTCGATCCCGGTGATCCGGGCGTGCGCCATCGGGCTGCGCAGGATCGCCAGGTGCACCATCCCTGGCATGGTCATGTTGTCGGTCCAGGTGGTCCGGCCGGTGATCAGGTGCGCGTCTTCCTTGCGCTTGCGGGCCTGGCCGATCTCGCCGGACGGCCCGCCGACGGCGACCTCGGGACGGTCTTCGGTGGTGGTCATGCCGAGGCCTCCACTGTCGAGTCGGACGCGATGGGGTCGGAGGAGGCCGGGTCAGCCGGATTGCGCGCGGCCGCCATCGCCGCGCCGGCGGCCTGCACCGCGGCCACGATGTTCTGGTACCCGGTGCACCGGCAGAGGTTGCCCTCGATGCCCTCGCGGACCTCGTCCTCGGACGGGTTCGGGTTGTCCCGCAGCAGGTCGCAGGCCGCCAGCATCATGCCGGGCGTGCAGAAGCCGCACTGCAGGGCGTGCTTGTCATGAAATGCCTGCTGCACCGGGTGCAGGGCGCCGTCGGCGCCGGCCAACCCCTCGACGGTGGTCACGCTGGCGCCGTCGGCCTGCACCGCGAGCACCGAGCAGCTCTTCACGCTCAGCCCGTCCAGCAGCACCGTGCAGGCGCCGCAGTTGCTGGTGTCGCAGCCGATCACCGTGCCGACCTTGCCGAGCCGGTCACGCAGGTAGTGCACCAGCAGTAATCGAGGCTCCACCTCGTCGGAATAGGCCGTCCCGTCGACATTCACGTTGACCCGGGTCATGAAACCTCCAACTCGCATCGGATGGCGCTCGGACAATCCCTCAGCTCAGACAATCTCTAAAACCGGAATACCGCAAGGCTCTACCAGGACGCCCGGCCCTCATCGCGCGAGCTCCTTGGCCAGCGCGGCGTGGATCGGCCCGTCGGCGCTGCGCAGCGGCTGGCCCGAGCCGCCCCAGCGCGCCGCGATGATCTCCGCCGCCACTGAGACGGCGGTCTCCTCGGGGGTCCGGGCGCCGATGTCCAGGCCGATCGGCGCCCGCAGCCGGGCCAGCTCGGTCTCGGTCAGCCCCAGCTCGCGCAGCCGTTGCAGCCGATCGTCGTTGGTCCGCCGGGAGCCCATCGCGCCGATGTAGGCCAGCGGCATCCGCAGCGCCAGCTCCAGCAGCGGCACGTCGAACTTCGGGTCGTGGGTGAGCAGGCAGACCACCGTCCGCTCGTCCACCTCGGTCGAGGCCAGGTAGCGGTGCGGCCATTCCACGATCACCTCGTCGGCGTCGGGAAAGCGCCGCCGGGTGGCGAAGATCGGGCGGGCGTCGCAGACGGTCACCCGGTAGCCGAGGAACGAGCCGATCCGGGCCACCGCCGAGGCGAAGTCGATCGCGCCGAAGACGATCATCCGGGGCCGGGGCGCGTACGAGGCGACGAAGACGGCGATGTCGTCCACCCGGCGCTCGCCGTCGTGGCCGTAGTGCAACACCCCGGTCCGGCCTTGCGCCAGCAGGCCCAGCGCGTCGTCGCGGAGCGCGTCGACCAGCCGTTGCGAGCCGTCGGTCACCAGGTCGCCCGACACCGCGCCGGGCCGGATCACCAACCGCCGGCCAAGCAGGTCCGCCGACGCCTCGATCACGGTGGCCACCGCCACCGGCCGGCCGGCCCGGATGTCCTCGGCGACCTCACCGAACTCCGGAAAGCTGGCCGGGCCGACCCGCTCGAGGAAGATGTCGATGATGCCGCCGCAGGTCAGCCCGACCGCGAACGCGTCGGAGTCACTGACCCCGTAACGCTGCAGCACCGGCTCGCCGCCGTCGCGGACCTCGGTGGCCAGCTCGTAGACCGCGCCCTCGACGCAGCCACCGGACACGCTGCCGGCCGCGCTGCCGTCCGGCCCGACCAGCATCGAGGCGCCGGGCTGCCGTGGCGCCGAGCTCCAGGTCGAGACCACGGTGGCCAGCCCCACCTCGGCCCCCTGCGCCCACCAGTCCTGCAGTTGGTCCAGCACGTCACGCATCGGCGATCACCTCGACCAGCTCCTCCAGGGCCGCGAAACTGTGCCCGGCCACCAGCGCGTCCAGGTGCGGCAGGGCCGCCACCATGCCGCCGGTGACCGGCGCGAAACCATCCTTGCCCTTGTGCGGGTTCACCCACACCACCGCGTGGGCCAGCCGGGACAGCCGGGCCAGCTGGTTACCCAGCTCGGCCGGGTCACCGCGCTCCCAGCCGTCCGAGCACAGCACCACCACCGCGCCACGCGCCACCCCGCGCTGGCCCCAGCGGTCAGAGAACGCCTTCAGCGCCTCACCCAGCCGGGTGCCGCCCCGCCAGTCCGGAACGGCCCGGCCGGCGGCGGCCAGCGCCCGGTCCGGATCGCGCAGCCGCAGCTCCCGGGTCACCCTGGTCAGCCGGGTGCCGACCGTGAACACCTCGGTGCTCAGCGGCGCGCGCCTGGTGGCGGCGTGCCCGAAGCGCAGCAGCCAGTCGGCGTAGGGCGACATCGAGCCGCTGACGTCGATCAGCAGCACCAGCCGTCGCGGCTTGAGCCGGCGGCGCTGGCGGATCAGCTCGGTGGGCTCGCCGCCGTCGCGCAACATCTGGCGCACCGACCGGTCCAGGTCCACCCGGCCCCGGTGGGCCCGGGTGTAGCGCAGCGAGCGCCGGCCCGAGGCCCGCGGCGCCAGCAACCCGAACAACCGCTGCAGCTGCTGGCGCTCGGTCACGCTGAGCGCCGTGACGTCCTTGTGCCGCAGCACCTCGTGCCGGCTGGCGTGCACCGCGAAGCCCGGGCTGTCCTCGGCGTCCTGCCGCTCGCCGTCCTGGTCCGGCTCGAAGGGCGCGGGCCGGCGCACCAGCGGCGGCTCGCTGACGGTCCTGGAACCACGCTGCCGGCGGCCGCCGAAGTACAGCGCGAAGGCGGCGTCGTAACGGTCGAGGTCCTCCGGGTCGGCGCACAGCGTCACCCGGCCGGCCCAGTACACCTGCGCCGGGTCCAGCACGTCCAGGTGCCCGAGCGCGCTCAGCATGGCCTGCACCCGGTCCGGGCCGGCCGGCACGCCGGCGTGCCGCAACGTCCGGGCGAAGCCCAGCACCACGTCGGTGAAGTCACGTCGCTGGACAGCTCCGCTCATCCGGCCAGCTCTGCCAGCACCGTGTCGCGGATCCGCACGGCGTCCTCCTGGTACTTCAGCACCGCGCCCAGCGTCGCGGCGGCCCGGTCGGCGTCCAGGGCGTCGGCGCCGAGCAGGTGCAGGGCCTGCGCCCAGTCGATCGACTCGGCGACGCCGGGCGGCTTGAGCAGGTCGGCCTCGCGCATCCGGCGCACCGCCGCGGCCACCTCGCGGGCCAGCCGCTCGCTCACCTCGGGCAGCCGGCGGCGCAGGATCGCCACCTCGCGCTCGTAGGACGGGTGCGCCACCCAGTGGTAGAGGCAGCGCCGCTTCAGCGCGTCGTGCACCTCGCGGGTCCGGTTCGAGGTGAGCACCACCAGCGGCGGCGTCTCGGCGCGGATGGTGCCCAGCTCGGGGATGGTGACCGCGTTGTCGGCGAGCACCTCGAGCAGGAACGCCTCGAACTCGTCGTCGGCCCGGTCGATCTCGTCGATCAGCAGCACCGACGGGTGGTGCTCCAACGCCCGCAGGATCGGCCGGGCGATCAGGAACCGCCGGTCATAGAGCGAGCGCTCCAGCTCCTCGGCGTCGCGGTAGCCCCCCGCGCCGGCGGCCAGCCCGCCGGCGCTCTCGGCCGCCCGCAGGTGCAGCACCTGCCGGGGAAAGTCCCAGTCATAGAGGGCCTGCGAGGCGTCGATGCCCTCGTAGCATTGCAACCGGACCAGCTCGGCCCCGGTCACCTCGGCAAGCGCGTGCGCCAGGCTGGTCTTGCCGACGCCGGCGTCGCCTTCCAGGAACAGCGGCCGGTGCATCCGCAGCGCCAGGAACGCCGCGGTGCTGAGCCCCTCGTCAGGCAGGTAGCCCACCCGCTCGAGGGCGTCGCCCAGGCCGTCCGGGTCGAGGGTCTGCAGGTCCACGGGCGCCATCGACCCAGCATGGCCTCTTACCGCCGGACGCGCCACGTCGCCCCCCGGCCCCTGCCACGTCGCCTGCAACGTCGCCCCCGGCCCCCTGCCACGTCGCCTGCAACGTCGCCCCCGGCGCCTGCCACCGGGCCGCTACGGTATGGCAGATGGAGCCGGTGTACTCATCAGTCATCGCATTCGCCCGGGGCGTGTTCGCCCTGCAGGGGTTGCGCTTCACCATCAACGGCGTCGAGAACGTGCCATCCGCCGGCGGCGCCGTGATGGCCATCAACCACACCGGCTACATGGACTTCACCTACGCCGGCCTGGCCGGCCTGCAAGCGGGCCGGCTGATCCGGTTCATGGCCAAGGAGCAGGTGTTCCGGCATCCGGTCAGCGGGCCGCTGATGCGCGGCATGCACCACATCCCGGTCGATCGCGACGCCGGCGCCGCCTCCTACCGGGCCGCCGTGCAGGCGCTGAAGGCTGGCGAGATCGTCGGGGTCTTTCCGGAGGCGACGATCTCGCGGTCCTTCGAGCTGAAGGAGTTCAAGACCGGGGCGGTCCGGATGGCGGCCGCCGCCGGCGTCCCGCTGCTGCCGATGGTCATCTGGGGCTCGCAGCGGGTCTGGACCAAGGACCATCCCAAGCGGCTCGGCCGCACCCGGACCCCGATCATCGTCAGCATCGGCGCCGCGATCCCGGTCAACCGCAAGGACGCCCCGGAGGTGGCGCTGCACGCGTTGCGCAAGGCGATGACCGAGTTGCTGCACGCGGCCCAGGACGCCTACCCGCCGCTGACCGGTGCTGAGCTGAAGTTCCTGCCGGCCCGGCTCGGCGGCGCCGCGCCGACCCCGGAACAGGCCCAGCGGCTCGATGAGGTCGAGTCCGCCGCCCGGGCCGCCAAGCGAGCCGGACCGGCCCCGGACTAGCGCCTGCCGCTGGCGAATGCGCAGTCATCAGTAAGGCGTGCCACGGCGCCCGCCCCTTAAACTGGCCGGAAATGACCAGTCAGCAAGACCTCGAACGGGTCCTCTCGCGCGAGCCTTCCCCGGTCGTGGTCGGCCGACCACAGCCCTGGACGGCTCCTCGACGCCTGGTGCCGCCCGGCCTGGTGTTGCGGGTGCTGACGGTGCTGGGGCTGGTGCTGACCCCGATCGCGGCCGGCCTGACGGCGGTCTCCTGGGCGCCGCCGGCCCAGGTGCGCGACATCGGCCTGGACGGGCTGAGCGCCCAGGTGGACGTGGGGATCGGCAGCAACACCATCGCGATCGACTCCGGGCTGCTCGGCGGCCTGCGCCGGCCAGGTCCGGTGGTGCTGGGCAAGCACGTGGGCATGACCGTCCGGCCCAGCAACCTGAACCTGTCGCTGTTCGGCCCTACCGGCGCGCTGGACCGCTCCACGATCGACGTGGCCGGCCACCTGTTCGCCGACGAGCAGGCCCGCCGCGATGAGCTCAACGAGGTCACCGCCGCTGTGCTGCGCCACTACGGCGCCATCGGCTTCGGCACGGCCTACCTGGTGGCGATGCTGGAGATCCTCGGCTACGCCTACCTCAAGCACCGCCGGCGGATGGTGGCCCGGCTCGCTCCGCAGCAGCGGGCAGCGGTGCTCGCCGACCGCCGGCCGGAGCGGACGGTGGCCCGGCCGGTGGCCGTCGTGGCGATGCTGGCCGTGCTGATCCCGGCCGGCTACCTCTGCTCCCCGCTGTCGGACCGCCACCAGCCGATCAGCCCGGACAGCCAGCTCCAGGACACCTTCCTGTCCGGCTGGCAGATCACCGGCCCGTTCAAGTACCTGATCACCCAGGCCGCCACCACCGTCGACTCGCTGAGCAAGACCGAGCAGGCCTTCTACGACCGGGTGTCGGCCAACCGGGACATCGCCTTCGAGGCCCGTTTCGGCATACCCACGCTGCCCAGGGACCCGAACCTGATCCGGATCGCGGTGCTCGATGACCTGCAGGGCACCAGCGGGATGGCCCGGGTGGTCGGTGAGAGCGCCCAGCACATCTCGGCCGACGCCATCCTGAACCTGGGTGACCTGACCGCGACCGGAACGGCCCAGGAGGCCTACCTGTCCTACCTCAAGAGCTACACCGTGGACGTGCTGGCCCGCTACGCCGGCGACATCCCGGTGTACACCTCGCTGGGCAGGCATGACACCCCGGCGGTGAAGGCCTACGCCAAGAAGGTGAAATTCTCCGTCGCCGACGGCACCGCGCAGAAGATCGCGGGTGCTGAGTTCCTCGGCGCGAACAGCCCCTACGTCTCCCATTTCGGCTCGGCGGCCGAGCTGATCGACCCGGCGATCACGACGGAGACGGTGGCCGCCGGGCTGCGCCGGATCGCCTGCGCCGACCCGCCGCTGGCGGTCTACGCCCACGACAAGGAGCTGCTGGACGAGGTGACCGACAGCGGCTGCGTCCCGATCGTGATCGGCGGCCACGACTACACCGGCAGGCCGAGCGCCGACGTGAGCACCCCGAACGGCGTGGTGCGCCGGATCATCCTGGGCAGCACCGGCGGCCACGGCGCCGGCGACGGCTTCGGCGGCCTGTCCACCCCCCGCAACAACGCCCCGTTCGTGCTGCTCACCATCGACCGCACCTCCGGGGCGGTCACCGCCGACACTGTGACCGTGCATCCCGACGCCTCGGTCATCATGACGACCAGCAACCTGGCGCCGCTGAGCGTCGAGCAGCTGGCCCTGCTGGATTGATCATCACCGCCGGGCATGACCGGCCAGGGTGGATAAGGGACACTGGTGCGGACGGCAGGCGGAAAGTCAACAGCCGGGGAATCCACAGGAGGGAAAAAGCATGACGGCAGGACGGACAAGCCCACCGACGCCGGCCGGCCCGCCGACCACCCGGTTGCGCAACACCCGCCAGGCCGAGGCGGTCGAGTCGATCATGCGCGAGGCCGATGGTTTCCGGACGGCGCAGGACCTGTTCGCCGAGCTGCGCCGGCGCGGTGACCGGATCGGCCTGACGACGGTGTACCGGCACCTCAGCACGCTGGCCGAGCAGGGCAGCGCCGACGTCGTGCACACCGCCGACGGCGAGTCCCAGTACCGGCTGTGCGGGGTGCCGGCCGGGGCCGGCGAGCCGGCCGAGGATCACCACCATCACCTGGTCTGCCGGCAGTGCGGTCGCAGCGTCGAGGTCAGCGGGCCCGAGGTGGAGGCGTGGGCCGAACGGGTGGCAGCCGCCGCCGGTTACACCGAGGTCAGCCACACCCTCGAGGTGTTCGGGCTGTGCCCGCAGCACTCCAATGATGCAGTCCAAAGCTGAGCTTGCAGGGTAGACGACAAGCAATGCGGGAAGCTGTCTTCTGACATGCTGATCGGGCCGCCAGGGGCCCGTCCTAGGGCTAAGCTTGTAAAGCTTGCAGCGCTTGCGTTACTTGCATTGCTTGCTGACGCTGTACCGTTGCTGCTGTGACTCGCCGCTCGGAATCTGGACACGCCGCCTCAGCCTCGACTGCCAGCGCCAAGGCTTCTGCACGTAAGCCCACTCGAAAGGCGGCAGTGAAAGCCACCAAAACGTCTGCCCTTCCTACAGCCAAACAGAAGGCCGTGGGAGCTTCCTCAGCTAAACCCGCTGCTAAGGCGGCGTCGGCGATGAGGTCAACAGTCAAGCAAGCTCCTACCAAGAAGGCGGCTACAGCGGATAAGTCGACCGCCGCGAAGTCGACCGCTGCGAAGTCGACCGCTGCGAAGTCGACCGCCGCAAGTAAGACGGCGGCAAGTAAGACCACCGCGCCGCGTTCGGTCGGGAAGGGGGTCGTCCGCGGAAGGCACTCAAGAGTCGCGATCTCTGGGCGTTACGTCAGCGAATCTCGGGCCCGGGTGGCAACTACCCCTGGACCTCGCGCCAGTCGTGC
The Jatrophihabitans sp. DNA segment above includes these coding regions:
- a CDS encoding xanthine dehydrogenase family protein subunit M, with translation MIPASFDYVKPSSIEEAVRVYAAAGEDAKILAGGQSLLPILRLRLAYPELVVDLGGIAELTGVRDDGDGIVIGAMTTHADIVGDELVKRHAPLIAQATETVADRQVRHRGTFGGSLAHADPAGDLPAVALALDAELRVHGPNGQRSIAARDFFLDYLTTAMQPGEILTSIRVPKLGEGWSTHYEKINRVAQAWSIVAVAAAVHRSDGVITEARIGLTNMGSTPLRASATERALAGAPATAESVASASGSAAEGTSAPSDLSAKADYREHLVTVLTKRAVQHAAGI
- a CDS encoding xanthine dehydrogenase family protein molybdopterin-binding subunit, whose amino-acid sequence is MTTTEDRPEVAVGGPSGEIGQARKRKEDAHLITGRTTWTDNMTMPGMVHLAILRSPMAHARITGIDVSAALSRPGVLAAYNGRDFADIQGSIPCAWPVTPEMVNPGHPSLAVEQVNHVGEAVAVVVARDKASAQDALEAIDVDYEQLPVVLDMERALAPDADLVHSHIESNRSFTWIFDSGTAGTGAPIDDVLAQAEVTVSRRFLQQRLIPAFMEPRSTVVQPNGEGFTMWSSTQVPHILRTMLALTLNVPEHKVRVIAPDVGGGFGGKLQVTPEEVITALVARKLGKPAKYTESRSESLMSGHHGRDQIQDITITARRDGTVTGLDVHLYADMGAYLRLVSPGVPVLGAFMFNSIYKFDAYRFVCEGVFTNKTPTDAYRGAGRPEATFAIERIMDELATELGMDRMELRRKNWISHEEFPFTTVAGLTYDSGNYEAATDRALELIGWDELVAEQAERRTRKDPVQLGLGISTFTEMCGLAPSRVLGALSYAAGGWENASIRMLATGKVEVVTGVSPHGQGHETAWSQIVADRLGVPFEDVEVIHGDTQSSPKGLDTYGSRSLAVGGIAVVNAADKVVAKARRIAAHMLEASEDDLEFAGGTFSVRGAPGNSKSMAEIAFAAFAAHDLPDGMEPSLDADATFDPENFSFPHGTHLCAVEVDTETGFSTIRKYTCVDDIGEVINPLIVDGQVHGGLAQGIAQALYEEAVYDDEGNLTTGSFVDYLVPSAADLPSFTTDRTVSRATSNPLGVKGVGEAGTIASTPAVVNAIVDALRPWGINDVQMPCTPERVWRAIHQGAEKSGRDPGGTVSWGGASTSSSDGSGTAGSAAEGDQL
- a CDS encoding (2Fe-2S)-binding protein, which produces MTRVNVNVDGTAYSDEVEPRLLLVHYLRDRLGKVGTVIGCDTSNCGACTVLLDGLSVKSCSVLAVQADGASVTTVEGLAGADGALHPVQQAFHDKHALQCGFCTPGMMLAACDLLRDNPNPSEDEVREGIEGNLCRCTGYQNIVAAVQAAGAAMAAARNPADPASSDPIASDSTVEASA
- a CDS encoding XdhC family protein, encoding MRDVLDQLQDWWAQGAEVGLATVVSTWSSAPRQPGASMLVGPDGSAAGSVSGGCVEGAVYELATEVRDGGEPVLQRYGVSDSDAFAVGLTCGGIIDIFLERVGPASFPEFGEVAEDIRAGRPVAVATVIEASADLLGRRLVIRPGAVSGDLVTDGSQRLVDALRDDALGLLAQGRTGVLHYGHDGERRVDDIAVFVASYAPRPRMIVFGAIDFASAVARIGSFLGYRVTVCDARPIFATRRRFPDADEVIVEWPHRYLASTEVDERTVVCLLTHDPKFDVPLLELALRMPLAYIGAMGSRRTNDDRLQRLRELGLTETELARLRAPIGLDIGARTPEETAVSVAAEIIAARWGGSGQPLRSADGPIHAALAKELAR
- a CDS encoding VWA domain-containing protein, translating into MSGAVQRRDFTDVVLGFARTLRHAGVPAGPDRVQAMLSALGHLDVLDPAQVYWAGRVTLCADPEDLDRYDAAFALYFGGRRQRGSRTVSEPPLVRRPAPFEPDQDGERQDAEDSPGFAVHASRHEVLRHKDVTALSVTERQQLQRLFGLLAPRASGRRSLRYTRAHRGRVDLDRSVRQMLRDGGEPTELIRQRRRLKPRRLVLLIDVSGSMSPYADWLLRFGHAATRRAPLSTEVFTVGTRLTRVTRELRLRDPDRALAAAGRAVPDWRGGTRLGEALKAFSDRWGQRGVARGAVVVLCSDGWERGDPAELGNQLARLSRLAHAVVWVNPHKGKDGFAPVTGGMVAALPHLDALVAGHSFAALEELVEVIADA
- a CDS encoding MoxR family ATPase — its product is MAPVDLQTLDPDGLGDALERVGYLPDEGLSTAAFLALRMHRPLFLEGDAGVGKTSLAHALAEVTGAELVRLQCYEGIDASQALYDWDFPRQVLHLRAAESAGGLAAGAGGYRDAEELERSLYDRRFLIARPILRALEHHPSVLLIDEIDRADDEFEAFLLEVLADNAVTIPELGTIRAETPPLVVLTSNRTREVHDALKRRCLYHWVAHPSYEREVAILRRRLPEVSERLAREVAAAVRRMREADLLKPPGVAESIDWAQALHLLGADALDADRAAATLGAVLKYQEDAVRIRDTVLAELAG
- a CDS encoding lysophospholipid acyltransferase family protein, yielding MEPVYSSVIAFARGVFALQGLRFTINGVENVPSAGGAVMAINHTGYMDFTYAGLAGLQAGRLIRFMAKEQVFRHPVSGPLMRGMHHIPVDRDAGAASYRAAVQALKAGEIVGVFPEATISRSFELKEFKTGAVRMAAAAGVPLLPMVIWGSQRVWTKDHPKRLGRTRTPIIVSIGAAIPVNRKDAPEVALHALRKAMTELLHAAQDAYPPLTGAELKFLPARLGGAAPTPEQAQRLDEVESAARAAKRAGPAPD
- a CDS encoding transcriptional repressor, producing the protein MTAGRTSPPTPAGPPTTRLRNTRQAEAVESIMREADGFRTAQDLFAELRRRGDRIGLTTVYRHLSTLAEQGSADVVHTADGESQYRLCGVPAGAGEPAEDHHHHLVCRQCGRSVEVSGPEVEAWAERVAAAAGYTEVSHTLEVFGLCPQHSNDAVQS